In the Hordeum vulgare subsp. vulgare chromosome 7H, MorexV3_pseudomolecules_assembly, whole genome shotgun sequence genome, one interval contains:
- the LOC123413157 gene encoding DEAD-box ATP-dependent RNA helicase 42-like has protein sequence MSSGEDDRVTVSKHHHRNKDKDRDHSSSRRHRDKDRPSSRHHRDDRNGERERDRDRDRHHRDKERDREERKARERAEKEREKEEKREKEREREREREREREREEREMEKERERVRRREERGREKEKSRRRETVDEEENEDGERDRKRRRRSHRHHHRDVEPEEIPLTREEEEDAEEVEKRRQKKEEDMEAEQQRLDDEMERRRRRVKEWQEKKRREQQQEDGASGGAAAIDADGGGKSVKKWTLDGEESDEEDVKKLEENGGTGAMDVDLPNMDNGSNSGAGLEEDEIDPLDAFMDSMVLPVVAKLESATAATESVLAGNAGGLNDNSVKDVKGNEDKKRQMMAIGRIMQGDDSDSDYGDAVNDEAGSDDEDDAEFIKRVKKTKAEKLVIVDHSKIDYQPFRKNFYIEVKDIKNMPAEEAAAYRKLLELKVHGKDVPKPIKTWIQSGLTSKLLDTIKKLGFDKPMPIQAQALPVIMSGRDCIGVAKTGSGKTLAFVLPMLRHVKDQPPVVPGDGPIGLIMAPTRELVVQIYSDIKKFSKVLGINCVPIYGGSGVAQQISELKRGAEIVVCTPGRMIDILCTSSGKITNLRRVTFLVLDEADRMFDMGFEPQITRIVQNTRPDRQTVLFSATFPRQVEILARKVLTKPVEIQMGGRSVVNKDITQLVEVRPESERFFRLLELLGEWFANGKILVFVQSQDKCDSLLKELFQHGYPCLSLHGGKDQNDRESTLADFKSNVCSLLVATSIAARGLDVKDLELVVNYDVTNHYEDYVHRVGRTGRAGRKGCAVTFISEEEERYAPDLVKALELSEQAVPEDLKALADRFMSKVKQGTEQAHGTGYGGSGFKFNEEEEEARKSAKRAQAREYGYEEDKSDSDSDDEGGVRKQGGDVAAQAIAAAQAAAALAAARATSNAHQQVPATTAGSLLPLPVAPNQQNNDATQRALDAAYNLQKNLARIQAHAVPEHYEAELEINDFPQNARWKITHKETLVPIQEWTGAAITTRGTFIPQGKIVGANERKLYLFIEGPNESSVKKAKAELKRVLEDCANQALNLPGSAQTGKYSVL, from the coding sequence ATGTCGTCCGGCGAAGATGACCGCGTCACCGTCTCCAAGCACCACCACCGGAACAAGGACAAGGACCGCGaccactcctcctcccgccgccacCGCGACAAGGACCGTCCCTCCTCTCGCCACCACCGCGACGACAGGAACGGTGAGCGGGAGCGGGACCGAGATCGCGACCGCCACCACAGAGACAAGGAGCGGGATCGAGAGGAGCGGAAGGCGCGGGAGCGGGCGGAGAAGGAgcgcgagaaggaggagaagagggagaaggaaagggaaagggaaagggaaagggaaagggagagggagagggaggagagggagatggagaaggagagagAGCGGGTGCGTCGACGCGAGGAGCGCGGTAGGGAGAAGGAGAAGTCGAGGAGGCGGGAGACGGTCGACGAGGAGGAGAACGAAGATGGTGAGCGCGACCGCAAGCGCCGCCGCCGGtcgcaccgccaccaccaccgtgaTGTGGAGCCAGAGGAGATACCGCtgaccagggaggaggaggaggatgcggaggaggtggagaaacggcggcagaagaaggaggaagacatGGAGGCTGAGCAGCAACGTCTTGATGACGAGatggagcgccgccgccgccgtgttaAGGAGTGGCAGGAGAAGAAGCGCCgtgagcagcagcaggaggatggtgccagtggtggtgctgctgcCATTGATGCTGATGGTGGAGGCAAGTCTGTGAAAAAGTGGACCTTGGATGGTGAGGAGTCGGATGAGGAGGATGTGAAGAAATTGGAGGAGAATGGTGGCACTGGTGCCATGGATGTTGACCTACCGAACATGGATAATGGCAGTAATAGTGGGGCTGGTTTGGAAGAGGATGAGATTGACCCCCTCGACGCTTTTATGGACTCCATGGTGTTGCCGGTGGTTGCAAAGCTTGAGAGTGCCACAGCAGCGACGGAGAGCGTGCTCGCTGGCAATGCTGGTGGTTTGAATGACAATAGTGTGAAGGATGTCAAAGGTAATGAGGATAAGAAAAGACAGATGATGGCAATTGGGAGAATTATGCAAGGGGATGATTCTGACTCAGATTATGGTGATGCTGTTAATGACGAGGCTGGatcagatgatgaagatgacgcaGAGTTCATAAAACGTGTCAAGAAGACGAAGGCAGAGAAGTTGGTTATTGTTGACCATTCCAAGATTGATTACCAACCATTCCGGAAGAATTTCTATATTGAGGTGAAAGATATCAAAAATATGCCAGCCGAGGAAGCGGCGGCCTACCGGAAGCTGTTGGAGCTCAAGGTGCACGGGAAAGACGTTCCGAAGCCAATAAAGACATGGATACAGAGTGGTCTGACAAGTAAGCTACTTGATACCATCAAGAAGCTTGGTTTTGATAAACCAATGCCTATACAAGCACAGGCGTTGCCAGTCATAATGAGTGGACGCGATTGTATAGGGGTTGCAAAGACTGGATCTGGGAAGACACTAGCATTTGTCTTGCCCATGCTGAGGCATGTCAAAGATCAGCCGCCTGTTGTCCCTGgggatggccctattgggcttatTATGGCTCCTACGAGAGAGCTTGTGGTGCAAATATATTCAGACATAAAAAAGTTCTCTAAGGTGCTTGGCATCAACTGTGTTCCTATATACGGAGGTTCTGGGGTTGCCCAGCAGATCAGTGAACTGAAGAGGGGTGCTGAAATTGTTGTTTGTACACCGGGCAGGATGATTGATATCCTTTGCACTAGCAGTGGCAAGATTACTAACCTTCGAAGAGTGACTTTCTTGGTGCTAGATGAAGCAGATAGGATGTTTGATATGGGTTTTGAGCCTCAGATCACTCGAATTGTTCAGAACACTCGTCCGGATAGGCAGACTGTCCTTTTCTCTGCCACTTTTCCACGGCAGGTGGAGATACTGGCACGTAAAGTGCTGACAAAGCCTGTCGAGATTCAGATGGGTGGGAGGAGTGTCGTGAACAAAGATATCACTCAACTGGTGGAGGTGCGGCCAGAAAGCGAGAGGTTCTTCAGGCTGTTGGAATTGCTTGGGGAGTGGTTTGCAAATGGAAAAATTCTTGTTTTTGTACAGTCGCAAGACAAGTGTGATTCTCTACTGAAAGAGCTGTTCCAGCACGGATACCCATGTTTATCTCTACACGGTGGAAAGGATCAAAATGACCGTGAATCAACTCTTGCTGATTTCAAGAGTAATGTGTGCAGCCTTCTGGTTGCTACCAGTATTGCTGCAAGGGGTTTAGATGTGAAAGATCTTGAGCTTGTTGTCAATTATGATGTCACTAATCATTATGAGGACTATGTTCATCGGGTCGGGCGAACGGGTCGTGCTGGTAGGAAGGGCTGTGCCGTGACTTTTATTTCCGAGGAAGAGGAACGCTATGCACCAGACCTTGTTAAGGCTTTGGAGCTATCTGAACAGGCCGTTCCAGAGGACCTGAAAGCCTTAGCGGATCGATTTATGTCGAAGGTGAAGCAGGGAACGGAGCAGGCCCATGGAACAGGCTATGGTGGAAGTGGTTTCAAGTtcaatgaagaagaggaggaagcacGAAAATCTGCGAAGAGAGCTCAGGCAAGGGaatatggatatgaggaggacaaGTCAGATTCAGATTCTGATGATGAAGGAGGTGTGCGTAAACAGGGAGGTGATGTTGCAGCACAAGCTATTGCTGCTGCTCAAGCTGCCGCTGCTTTGGCTGCTGCCAGGGCTACTAGTAATGCCCATCAGCAAGTACCAGCCACAACGGCAGGCTCCTTGCTTCCTCTGCCGGTCGCACCTAACCAACAAAACAATGATGCCACACAACGTGCACTTGATGCTGCATACAACTTACAGAAAAATTTGGCAAGGATACAGGCCCATGCAGTTCCAGAACACTATGAAGCAGAGCTTGAGATTAATGATTTCCCACAAAATGCTCGCTGGAAGATCACTCACAAAGAGACATTGGTTCCCATTCAGGAATGGACTGGAGCGGCAATTACTACAAGGGGAACCTTTATACCTCAAGGCAAAATTGTTGGTGCTAACGAGCGCAAGCTGTACCTGTTTATTGAGGGCCCCAATGAGTCTTCTGTCAAGAAGGCAAAAGCAGAATTGAAGCGTGTCCTTGAGGATTGTGCCAACCAGGCACTGAATCTTCCAGGTTCTGCTCAAACTGGAAAGTATTCTGTTCTTTGA